One stretch of Microvirga lotononidis DNA includes these proteins:
- a CDS encoding c-type cytochrome, giving the protein MKLTIFAAGLVALGVTAAIAQSDVVAQRQGLMKEMGAQTRPIGAMMRGQEPFDLAKVQASLKVLADNPVKFVALFPENSKDAPKTEALPAVWANKAKFDSYGTKMSQDAQTAMASIKDEASFKTEMPKVLQNCGTCHNEFRKKSS; this is encoded by the coding sequence ATGAAGCTTACGATTTTTGCCGCCGGCCTCGTGGCCCTCGGGGTGACTGCCGCCATCGCGCAGAGCGATGTCGTCGCGCAGCGCCAGGGGCTGATGAAGGAGATGGGGGCTCAGACCCGGCCCATCGGAGCCATGATGCGCGGCCAGGAGCCGTTCGATCTCGCCAAGGTACAAGCCAGCCTGAAGGTGCTTGCGGACAACCCGGTGAAGTTCGTGGCCCTGTTCCCCGAGAACTCGAAGGATGCACCGAAGACCGAGGCTCTTCCGGCCGTTTGGGCGAACAAGGCCAAGTTCGATTCCTATGGCACGAAGATGAGCCAGGACGCTCAAACCGCCATGGCTTCGATCAAGGATGAAGCTTCTTTCAAGACCGAGATGCCCAAGGTGCTTCAGAACTGCGGAACCTGCCACAACGAGTTCCGGAAAAAGAGCTCTTAA
- a CDS encoding rhodanese-like domain-containing protein, producing MTEAPKIIDLDREAVKQGLQEGSLVLVDVREPHEFAAGHIPGAVSLPLSAFDPSSLPEGKRIVFSCAAGVRSVRALEFAQAAGLDVREHYKGGFKDWIASGEPVE from the coding sequence ATGACTGAAGCACCGAAAATCATCGATCTCGACCGGGAGGCCGTCAAGCAGGGGCTTCAGGAGGGCTCTCTCGTCCTGGTCGATGTCCGCGAACCGCATGAATTCGCCGCCGGGCATATTCCCGGTGCCGTGTCCCTTCCGCTCTCGGCCTTCGACCCGTCTTCCCTGCCCGAAGGGAAGCGGATCGTGTTCTCCTGCGCGGCGGGTGTCCGGTCAGTCCGGGCCCTCGAATTCGCCCAGGCCGCGGGCCTTGACGTCCGTGAGCACTACAAGGGCGGGTTCAAGGATTGGATTGCATCGGGCGAACCCGTGGAATGA
- the lysM gene encoding peptidoglycan-binding protein LysM — translation MGLFKFIKEAGAKIFGGSAAAATSDKLQQEVQGHGFDASKLGIQVEGDKVKLSGQATSQEEAEKIILSLGNTYGVAEVDTSELQVQQPAQASTMYTVQKGDTLWEIAEKHYGKGKGAKYTEIVKANSPPVKDPDMIQPGWVLRIPPLA, via the coding sequence ATGGGTCTGTTCAAGTTCATCAAGGAGGCCGGCGCCAAGATCTTCGGGGGAAGCGCCGCCGCCGCTACTTCCGACAAGCTTCAGCAAGAAGTCCAGGGACACGGATTCGACGCCTCCAAGCTTGGAATCCAGGTCGAAGGCGACAAGGTGAAGCTGTCGGGCCAGGCCACCAGCCAGGAGGAAGCCGAGAAGATCATCCTGTCCCTCGGCAACACCTATGGGGTGGCCGAGGTCGATACGAGTGAGCTTCAGGTCCAGCAGCCGGCGCAGGCCTCGACCATGTATACCGTTCAGAAGGGCGACACCCTCTGGGAGATCGCCGAGAAGCATTACGGCAAGGGCAAGGGCGCGAAATACACCGAGATCGTCAAGGCCAACTCCCCGCCGGTCAAGGATCCTGACATGATCCAGCCGGGCTGGGTGCTGCGGATTCCGCCCCTCGCATGA
- the puuE gene encoding allantoinase PuuE: MPETTYPRDLVGYGRNPPHPRWPNQARICVQFVINYEEGGENNILHGDRASEAFLSEIVGAQAWLGQRHMSMESIYEYGSRAGFWRLWRMFTERNMPVTVYGVATALMRNPEAVAAMKEAGWEIASHGLKWIDYRDFSAEEERAHMKEAIRIHTEVTGERPLGWYTGRTSEHTNRLVAEEGGFLYSADSYADELPYWEQHGDRQQLIVPYTLDANDMRFATPQGFNAGDQFFAYLKDSFDTLYAEGETAPKMLSIGLHCRLVGRPGRAAALARFLDYVASHEQVWVARRIDIARHWVRHHRPADLKPSRMSRMVFVDVFGDIFEHSPWIAERTYEAGLTTGLDTAEGLQAAMVQVLSQGTHEQKLALINAHPDLAGRLKLADLTADSRNEQSSAGLDSLTEEERNRFLKLNDAYRQKFGFPFIMAVKGRSKDEILAAFEERLDHEQDIEFETAIGQIELIALLRLKDRLPSLADVFSNLA, encoded by the coding sequence TTGCCCGAGACAACCTATCCCCGCGACCTCGTCGGCTACGGCCGCAACCCGCCGCATCCGCGCTGGCCGAACCAGGCGCGGATCTGCGTTCAGTTCGTGATCAATTACGAAGAGGGCGGCGAGAACAACATCCTCCACGGCGACCGTGCCTCCGAGGCGTTCCTGTCGGAGATCGTGGGCGCTCAAGCATGGCTCGGCCAGCGCCACATGAGCATGGAGTCGATCTACGAATACGGCTCACGCGCGGGCTTCTGGCGCCTGTGGCGGATGTTCACCGAGCGCAACATGCCCGTCACCGTCTACGGCGTCGCCACGGCGCTCATGCGCAACCCGGAGGCGGTCGCCGCCATGAAGGAGGCCGGTTGGGAGATCGCCAGCCACGGCCTGAAATGGATCGACTACCGCGACTTCTCGGCGGAGGAGGAGCGGGCGCACATGAAGGAGGCGATCCGCATCCATACGGAAGTGACCGGGGAGCGGCCGCTCGGCTGGTATACGGGCCGCACCTCGGAGCATACCAACCGCCTCGTCGCGGAGGAGGGCGGGTTCCTCTACAGCGCCGATTCCTATGCCGACGAGCTGCCCTATTGGGAACAGCACGGCGACCGGCAGCAGCTGATCGTGCCCTATACGCTCGATGCCAACGACATGCGCTTCGCCACCCCGCAGGGGTTCAACGCGGGCGATCAGTTCTTCGCCTATCTGAAGGACAGCTTCGATACGCTTTACGCGGAGGGCGAGACGGCGCCGAAGATGCTGTCGATCGGCCTCCATTGCCGCCTCGTCGGCCGTCCCGGCCGCGCCGCGGCCCTGGCCCGGTTCCTGGACTATGTGGCGTCGCACGAGCAGGTCTGGGTGGCCCGGCGCATCGACATCGCCCGCCACTGGGTCCGGCATCACCGCCCGGCCGATCTCAAGCCCAGTCGCATGAGCCGCATGGTGTTCGTCGACGTCTTCGGCGACATCTTCGAGCACTCGCCCTGGATCGCGGAGCGCACCTACGAGGCCGGGCTGACCACCGGGCTGGACACGGCCGAGGGGCTCCAGGCCGCCATGGTCCAGGTGCTCTCGCAGGGAACACACGAGCAGAAGCTGGCCCTGATCAACGCCCATCCGGACCTCGCCGGGCGGCTGAAGCTCGCCGATCTCACGGCCGATTCCCGCAACGAGCAGTCCTCCGCCGGCCTCGACAGCCTGACGGAGGAGGAGCGCAACCGCTTCCTGAAGCTGAACGACGCCTACCGGCAGAAATTCGGCTTCCCCTTCATCATGGCCGTGAAGGGCCGCTCGAAGGACGAGATCCTCGCAGCCTTCGAGGAGCGGTTGGACCATGAGCAGGACATCGAGTTCGAAACCGCCATCGGGCAGATCGAGCTGATCGCCCTGCTGAGGCTGAAGGACCGGCTGCCGTCGCTCGCCGATGTCTTCTCGAACCTGGCCTGA
- the uraH gene encoding hydroxyisourate hydrolase, with amino-acid sequence MGRLSTHVLDTANGRPARGVAVELFALEGEQRRLVLRTATNADGRTDAPLMTGEAFRTGTYELVFSVGDYFKALGTATADPPFLDAVPIRFTIAEPDGHYHVPLLVSPWSYSTYRGS; translated from the coding sequence ATGGGACGCCTGTCCACCCACGTTCTGGATACCGCCAACGGCCGGCCGGCGCGCGGCGTCGCCGTCGAGCTGTTCGCCCTCGAGGGCGAGCAGCGCCGCTTGGTGCTGCGCACAGCGACCAATGCCGACGGACGCACGGACGCGCCTTTGATGACCGGCGAGGCGTTCCGCACAGGAACCTACGAGCTCGTCTTCTCGGTCGGTGATTATTTCAAGGCTCTCGGCACGGCGACCGCCGATCCGCCGTTCCTGGATGCCGTCCCGATCCGCTTCACCATCGCAGAGCCCGACGGGCACTATCACGTTCCGCTCCTCGTTTCGCCCTGGAGCTACTCCACCTATCGAGGAAGCTGA
- a CDS encoding urate hydroxylase PuuD, with amino-acid sequence MIDPQISEWISQIIRWTHVITAIAWIGSSFYFIHLDLSLKKREGLPEGVGGEAWQVHGGGFYNMRKYLVAPPEMPKELTWFKWESYSTWISGFFLIVWVYYLHADLYTIDPSVRALAPWQAPAIGIGGLVVSWFVYEGLCRSPLGKNGIVLGVALFVYILLAAFGFTQVFNGRAAFLHTGAMIATWMSASVFFIIIPNQKKVVDTLLAGGSPDPKLGKEAKLRSTHNNYLTLPVIFLMLSNHYPLAWSSRYSVAIIGMIVIAGAAIRHFFNSQHAGKGSPWWTWALAALCIWAAIWLSILGKPGNANLAASTNATPAAVTASFDEAVLTIQSRCSMCHAAEPAWDGITTAPKGVRLDTPEEIARHAEMIRVQSVLTHAMPPNNITEMTLDERRAVATWLAAKDTATR; translated from the coding sequence ATGATCGACCCGCAGATTTCCGAATGGATCAGCCAGATCATTCGCTGGACCCATGTGATTACCGCGATCGCCTGGATCGGCTCGTCCTTCTATTTCATCCATCTGGATCTCAGCCTGAAGAAGCGCGAGGGACTGCCGGAGGGCGTCGGCGGCGAGGCTTGGCAGGTTCATGGCGGCGGGTTCTACAACATGCGCAAATATCTCGTTGCGCCACCCGAGATGCCGAAGGAGCTGACCTGGTTCAAATGGGAGAGCTATTCCACCTGGATCAGCGGCTTCTTTCTCATCGTCTGGGTTTATTATCTCCACGCCGATCTCTACACCATCGATCCGAGCGTGAGGGCCCTGGCGCCATGGCAGGCCCCCGCCATCGGCATCGGCGGCCTCGTGGTGAGCTGGTTCGTCTACGAGGGCCTCTGCCGCTCTCCCCTGGGCAAGAACGGAATCGTCCTCGGCGTTGCGCTCTTCGTCTACATCCTGCTCGCCGCTTTCGGCTTCACCCAGGTGTTCAACGGCCGCGCGGCCTTTCTCCATACGGGCGCGATGATCGCAACCTGGATGTCCGCGAGCGTGTTCTTCATCATCATCCCGAACCAGAAGAAGGTGGTGGACACCCTGCTCGCCGGTGGTTCTCCGGACCCGAAACTCGGCAAGGAAGCCAAGCTGCGTTCGACGCACAACAACTACCTGACGCTTCCCGTCATCTTCCTGATGCTGTCGAACCATTACCCGCTCGCATGGTCGTCGCGCTACTCGGTCGCCATCATCGGAATGATCGTGATCGCCGGCGCGGCGATCCGGCATTTCTTCAACTCGCAGCATGCCGGCAAGGGATCGCCCTGGTGGACTTGGGCCCTGGCGGCGCTTTGCATCTGGGCGGCCATCTGGCTCTCGATCCTCGGCAAGCCCGGGAACGCCAATCTGGCGGCTTCCACGAATGCGACGCCCGCTGCCGTCACGGCTTCCTTCGACGAGGCCGTGCTCACCATCCAGTCCCGCTGTTCCATGTGCCATGCGGCCGAGCCCGCGTGGGACGGCATCACCACGGCTCCGAAGGGCGTTCGCCTCGACACGCCGGAGGAGATCGCCCGCCATGCGGAGATGATCCGCGTCCAGAGCGTGCTGACCCACGCGATGCCGCCCAACAACATCACCGAAATGACCCTGGACGAGCGCAGAGCCGTGGCGACCTGGCTCGCCGCCAAGGACACGGCCACGCGCTAG
- a CDS encoding GlcG/HbpS family heme-binding protein: MTELTLDAAQKIATATLKTAREKAFKPLSVVVYDARGALKALLSEDGTSLKRAEIAMGKAYGALSLGVGSRALHKMATDRPYFIASATHAVGGQLVPVPGGVLIKDAQGRVLGAVGASGDTSDNDEIAAAGGIEAAGLVFDTGA; the protein is encoded by the coding sequence ATGACCGAACTCACCCTGGACGCAGCCCAGAAAATCGCCACCGCCACTCTCAAGACCGCCCGGGAAAAGGCGTTCAAGCCGCTCTCCGTCGTCGTCTACGACGCTCGCGGCGCCCTCAAGGCGCTCCTGTCGGAAGACGGGACCAGCCTGAAGCGGGCCGAGATCGCCATGGGCAAGGCTTATGGGGCGCTGTCCCTGGGCGTCGGCTCCCGCGCCCTGCACAAGATGGCGACCGACCGCCCCTATTTCATTGCCTCCGCCACCCATGCGGTCGGCGGCCAGCTCGTGCCGGTTCCGGGTGGAGTCCTGATCAAGGACGCTCAGGGCCGGGTTCTCGGCGCGGTGGGCGCCTCGGGCGATACCTCGGACAACGACGAGATCGCCGCCGCCGGGGGCATCGAGGCGGCAGGACTGGTGTTCGACACCGGGGCCTGA
- a CDS encoding peptide ABC transporter substrate-binding protein — MSTWIKRTALAAVATAALMGAASAEVVYNRANSGEPETLDTHKTSTVQESHILRDMLEGLVTYNAKGEAVPGQAAKWEISDDGKTYRFTLRDGLKWSNGDPVTSEDFVYSYRRIMDPATGAKYANILYPIKNAEKINKGQGKPEELGVKAVDPKTVEITLEAATPYFIELLTHQTSLPVHRASVEKFGKDFVKPGNMVTNGAYKLAEFVPNSHIKLVKNENYYDAKNVQIDTVNYFPTPDFAAMVRRYEAGELDTTDDVPADQMKSLKERFKDQVKLGPYLGTWFFVVNSSKAPFNDVKVRQALSMLIDREFVADQIWGQTMQPGYSFMPPGVGNYGEPAYMSYKDQSPIDREDAAKKLLTEAGFGPGKPLKVEIRYNTTDNNRNTVIAISEQWKQAGIETSFINTDGKTHFAHLRDGGDFDVARYGWIADYSDPNNFLFLLKSDNKGFNYGKYNNPEFDKLLDDAAKELDLTKRAEMMKKAEAILMRDMPWIPIMYYGKSNLISPKIKGFVQNTRGVYPSRFLSKTQ; from the coding sequence ATGTCAACATGGATCAAACGTACGGCTCTGGCCGCCGTCGCCACGGCTGCCCTCATGGGCGCCGCGTCGGCGGAAGTCGTCTATAACCGCGCCAATTCCGGCGAGCCGGAGACGCTCGACACCCACAAGACCTCGACCGTCCAGGAATCCCACATCCTGCGCGACATGCTCGAAGGCCTCGTGACCTACAACGCCAAGGGCGAAGCCGTTCCTGGCCAGGCCGCGAAGTGGGAAATCAGCGACGACGGCAAGACCTATCGCTTTACGCTCCGTGATGGCCTGAAGTGGTCGAACGGCGACCCGGTCACGTCCGAGGACTTCGTTTATTCCTACCGCCGCATCATGGATCCGGCGACCGGCGCGAAATACGCCAACATCCTTTATCCCATCAAGAACGCCGAGAAGATCAACAAGGGCCAGGGCAAACCCGAAGAGCTGGGCGTGAAGGCGGTCGACCCCAAGACCGTCGAGATCACTCTCGAGGCCGCGACCCCCTACTTCATCGAGCTGCTGACCCACCAGACCAGCCTTCCCGTGCACAGGGCCTCGGTCGAGAAGTTCGGCAAGGACTTCGTGAAGCCGGGCAACATGGTGACGAACGGCGCCTACAAGCTGGCCGAGTTCGTGCCGAACTCCCACATCAAGCTCGTGAAGAACGAGAACTACTACGACGCCAAGAACGTCCAGATCGATACGGTCAACTACTTCCCGACCCCCGATTTCGCCGCCATGGTGCGCCGTTACGAGGCCGGTGAGCTCGACACCACCGACGACGTTCCGGCCGACCAGATGAAGTCGCTCAAGGAGCGCTTCAAGGACCAGGTCAAGCTCGGTCCGTATCTCGGCACGTGGTTCTTCGTCGTGAACTCCTCCAAGGCTCCGTTCAACGACGTGAAGGTGCGCCAAGCTCTCTCCATGCTGATCGACCGTGAATTCGTCGCGGACCAGATCTGGGGCCAGACCATGCAGCCGGGCTACTCGTTCATGCCTCCAGGCGTGGGCAATTACGGCGAACCGGCCTACATGAGCTACAAGGACCAGTCCCCGATCGACCGCGAGGACGCCGCCAAGAAGCTCCTCACGGAAGCTGGCTTCGGCCCCGGCAAGCCGCTGAAGGTCGAGATCCGCTACAACACCACGGACAACAACCGGAACACGGTCATCGCCATTTCCGAGCAGTGGAAGCAGGCCGGCATCGAGACCTCCTTCATCAACACGGACGGCAAGACCCACTTCGCCCACCTGCGTGACGGCGGCGACTTCGACGTGGCCCGCTACGGCTGGATCGCCGACTACTCGGATCCGAACAACTTCCTGTTCCTGCTCAAGAGCGACAACAAGGGCTTCAACTACGGCAAGTACAACAATCCGGAGTTCGACAAGCTGCTCGACGACGCCGCCAAGGAGCTGGATCTGACCAAGCGCGCCGAGATGATGAAGAAGGCCGAGGCGATCCTCATGCGGGACATGCCCTGGATCCCGATCATGTACTACGGCAAGAGCAACCTGATCTCGCCGAAGATCAAGGGCTTCGTTCAGAACACCCGCGGCGTCTATCCGTCGCGCTTCCTGTCGAAGACACAGTAA
- a CDS encoding ABC transporter permease subunit, with protein sequence MLYQREELSVLSFIFRRFLSAIPTLFIIITISFFLIRLAPGGPFDLERPLEAKVMENLNRIYQLDKPLYEQYLLYLGAVVRGDFGPSFILRDFSVGELFARGLPISMTLGALALSFAILVGGTLGSIAALRQNSIIDYLVTGMGALGLTIPNFVVAPIFQIVFGLALAWLPVAGWANGNIRNLILPVLVLSLPQIAVVARMTRAAMIENLRSNHIRTLRSLGLPTRVIVAHALRGAALPVVSYLGPAAAALLTGSVVVETIFGLPGIGRYFVEGALNRDYTLVMGTVVVVAVFVLLFNLVVDILYALIDPRIRYE encoded by the coding sequence ATGCTGTATCAGCGGGAGGAGCTTTCCGTGCTCTCCTTCATCTTTCGCCGTTTCCTTTCGGCCATCCCCACCCTTTTCATCATCATCACCATTTCGTTCTTCCTGATCCGGCTTGCACCGGGCGGGCCGTTCGATCTGGAGCGGCCCCTCGAGGCCAAGGTGATGGAAAACCTCAACAGGATCTATCAGCTCGACAAGCCGCTCTATGAGCAATACCTGCTCTATCTGGGCGCCGTCGTGCGGGGCGATTTCGGTCCCTCCTTCATCCTGCGCGACTTCTCCGTGGGAGAGCTCTTCGCGCGCGGCTTGCCGATTTCGATGACGCTCGGCGCCTTGGCCCTGTCCTTCGCCATCCTCGTCGGCGGCACCCTCGGGTCCATCGCGGCCCTGCGCCAGAACAGCATCATCGATTACCTCGTCACCGGCATGGGCGCCCTGGGCCTGACCATCCCGAACTTCGTGGTGGCGCCGATCTTCCAGATCGTCTTCGGCCTGGCGCTGGCATGGCTTCCGGTCGCCGGCTGGGCCAACGGGAATATCCGAAACCTGATCCTGCCCGTGCTGGTCCTGTCCCTGCCGCAGATCGCCGTGGTGGCGCGCATGACCCGCGCGGCCATGATCGAGAACCTGCGCTCCAACCACATCCGCACCCTGCGCTCGCTGGGCCTGCCCACGCGGGTGATCGTGGCCCACGCCCTGCGGGGCGCCGCCCTGCCGGTGGTGTCCTATCTCGGCCCGGCGGCGGCGGCCCTGCTCACCGGCTCCGTGGTGGTGGAGACGATCTTCGGTCTGCCGGGCATCGGACGCTACTTCGTCGAAGGCGCGCTCAACCGCGACTACACGCTCGTCATGGGCACGGTCGTGGTGGTTGCCGTCTTCGTTCTGCTCTTCAACCTCGTGGTCGATATCCTCTACGCCCTTATCGATCCGCGCATTCGCTACGAGTGA
- a CDS encoding ABC transporter permease subunit, with the protein MAEGAVLPVETMTGPIAGRSLWAEARGRLIRNRAALTSIIVLSLIALACIFGPFFTGHPFDRVYPDYVKVPASLEAYPKADQIEPNIERIGARVRAKAENIAIDNDVVHMTLVSSSNRPIDERLLAYFERSDLFGPARIVDKQQEGQRLVVDVPLKRQYFFFGTDTNGRDLLTRTMKAGQVSLAIGLLATFVAILIGVIYGATSGYLGGRVDLVMMRIVDVLYSLPFIFFVIMLVVFFGRNFVLMFIAVGAVEWLDMARIVRGQTLSIKRQEYVQAAEALGVETKGIIRRHVIPNTLGPVVVYMTLLVPKVILLESFLSFLGLGVQEPNTSLGVLISEGAKNIQGATWMLLYPSITLVAILFCLNFIGDGLRDALDPKDR; encoded by the coding sequence ATGGCTGAAGGCGCCGTTCTTCCCGTCGAGACCATGACGGGCCCCATCGCCGGACGATCCCTCTGGGCCGAGGCCCGTGGACGTCTCATCCGCAACCGCGCCGCGCTGACCAGCATCATCGTGCTGAGCCTGATCGCGCTCGCCTGCATCTTCGGGCCGTTCTTCACCGGCCACCCCTTCGACCGGGTCTATCCCGATTACGTGAAGGTACCGGCGAGCCTCGAGGCCTATCCGAAGGCCGACCAGATCGAGCCCAACATCGAGCGCATCGGCGCCCGGGTCCGCGCCAAGGCCGAGAACATCGCCATCGACAACGATGTCGTCCACATGACGCTGGTGAGTTCGAGCAACCGGCCGATCGACGAGCGGCTCCTCGCCTATTTCGAGCGCTCGGACCTGTTCGGCCCGGCCCGCATCGTGGACAAGCAGCAAGAGGGGCAGCGCCTCGTCGTCGACGTGCCCCTGAAGCGGCAGTACTTCTTCTTCGGCACCGACACCAACGGGCGCGATCTCCTCACCCGCACCATGAAGGCGGGCCAGGTTTCCCTCGCCATCGGCCTGCTCGCCACCTTCGTGGCGATCCTCATCGGGGTGATCTACGGCGCGACCTCCGGTTATCTCGGCGGACGGGTCGATCTCGTGATGATGCGCATCGTCGACGTTCTCTACTCGCTGCCCTTCATCTTCTTCGTGATCATGCTGGTCGTGTTCTTCGGCCGCAACTTCGTGCTGATGTTCATCGCGGTCGGCGCCGTCGAATGGCTCGACATGGCCCGTATCGTTCGGGGCCAGACCCTTTCCATCAAGCGGCAGGAATACGTGCAGGCCGCCGAGGCCCTGGGCGTCGAAACCAAGGGAATCATCCGCCGCCACGTGATCCCGAATACGCTGGGCCCGGTGGTCGTCTACATGACGCTTCTCGTGCCGAAGGTGATCCTGCTCGAGAGCTTCCTCTCCTTCCTCGGCCTCGGCGTCCAGGAGCCCAATACCAGCCTGGGCGTCCTGATCTCGGAAGGCGCCAAGAACATCCAGGGCGCCACCTGGATGCTGCTCTATCCCTCCATCACGCTTGTCGCGATCCTCTTCTGCCTGAACTTCATCGGCGACGGCTTGCGCGATGCTCTCGACCCGAAGGATCGCTGA
- a CDS encoding ABC transporter ATP-binding protein, translated as MAEPVLSVRNLHVRFRTGDGILHAVKGIDLDINPGETVAIVGESGSGKSQTMMSVMGLLASNGWAEGSVKYRGEELVGLSPGRLNNYRGSKLTMIFQEPMTSLDPLYRIGDQLALPLTTHGGLSKAEARKRAIELLELVRIPDPARRIDAYPHEMSGGQRQRVMIAMALANNPDVLIADEPTTALDVTVQARILELLADLQKRLGMSIVFITHDLGVVRRFADRTYVMKRGEVVESGDTDTIFAAPKHPYTQMLIDAEPTGRKEPVASTAPVVLDARNMAVQFTLEKSFFGKATHVLRAVDDVSLRVRAGETVGVVGESGSGKSTLGRAILRLLPASGLVRFEDRNLMPLDRGGMRPLRRHLQLVFQDPFGSLSPRMTAGEIVTEGLLVHEPSISRKDRDRRAAQAFEEVQLDPAWRNRFPHEFSGGQRQRIAIARAMILHPKLVVLDEPTSALDRSVQKEIVELLRGLQKAHGLAYVFISHDLAVVRALSDEIMVMKSGKVVERGTAEEIFDRPEEDYTRDLIAAAFLTERGNAEAATQPLAS; from the coding sequence ATGGCTGAACCCGTACTTTCCGTCCGCAACCTTCACGTCCGTTTCCGCACCGGGGACGGCATCCTTCATGCGGTGAAGGGCATCGACCTCGACATCAACCCGGGCGAAACCGTCGCCATCGTGGGCGAGTCCGGCTCGGGCAAGAGCCAGACCATGATGTCCGTCATGGGGCTTCTGGCCTCGAACGGCTGGGCCGAAGGCTCGGTCAAGTATCGCGGCGAGGAGCTGGTGGGCCTGTCTCCCGGCAGGCTCAACAATTACCGCGGCTCCAAGCTCACCATGATCTTCCAGGAGCCGATGACCTCCCTCGATCCGCTTTACCGGATCGGCGATCAGCTGGCCCTCCCGCTCACCACCCATGGCGGCCTGAGCAAGGCCGAGGCCCGCAAGCGCGCCATCGAGCTTCTGGAGCTCGTCCGCATCCCGGATCCGGCGCGGCGCATCGATGCCTATCCGCACGAGATGTCGGGCGGCCAGCGGCAGCGCGTCATGATCGCCATGGCGCTCGCCAACAATCCGGACGTGCTGATCGCCGACGAGCCGACGACGGCTCTCGACGTGACCGTCCAAGCCCGCATCCTGGAGCTTCTCGCGGACCTGCAGAAGCGGCTCGGCATGTCGATCGTGTTCATCACCCACGATCTCGGCGTGGTGCGGCGCTTCGCCGACCGCACCTATGTGATGAAGCGCGGCGAGGTGGTCGAAAGCGGCGACACCGACACCATCTTCGCGGCCCCGAAGCACCCCTACACGCAGATGCTCATCGATGCCGAGCCGACCGGTCGCAAGGAACCGGTCGCGTCCACGGCTCCCGTCGTGCTCGATGCAAGGAACATGGCGGTTCAGTTCACGCTGGAGAAAAGCTTCTTCGGCAAGGCGACCCACGTGCTCCGCGCCGTCGACGATGTGAGCCTGCGGGTTCGCGCCGGCGAGACGGTGGGCGTGGTGGGGGAATCCGGCTCGGGCAAGTCGACCCTCGGCCGCGCCATCCTGCGCCTGCTCCCCGCCTCCGGGCTCGTCCGCTTCGAGGACCGCAACCTGATGCCTCTCGACCGGGGCGGCATGAGGCCCCTGCGGCGCCATCTCCAGCTCGTCTTCCAAGACCCCTTCGGGTCCCTCTCGCCGCGCATGACGGCGGGCGAGATCGTGACGGAGGGCCTGCTCGTGCACGAACCCAGCATCTCCCGCAAGGATCGCGACCGGCGCGCCGCCCAGGCCTTCGAGGAGGTGCAGCTCGATCCGGCCTGGCGCAACCGCTTCCCGCACGAGTTCTCCGGCGGCCAGCGTCAGCGCATCGCCATCGCCCGCGCGATGATCCTGCATCCGAAGCTGGTGGTGCTCGACGAACCGACCTCGGCGCTGGACCGCTCCGTCCAGAAGGAAATCGTCGAGCTGCTGCGCGGCCTGCAGAAGGCCCATGGCCTCGCCTATGTTTTCATCAGCCACGACCTCGCGGTCGTGCGGGCCCTCTCGGACGAGATCATGGTCATGAAGAGCGGCAAGGTGGTGGAGCGCGGCACGGCCGAGGAGATCTTCGACAGGCCGGAGGAGGATTACACCCGCGACCTGATCGCGGCCGCCTTCCTGACCGAGCGCGGCAACGCCGAAGCGGCAACCCAGCCTCTGGCCTCCTGA
- a CDS encoding glutathione S-transferase family protein: MLSLYYYPGNASLLPHMMLREIGAEFELRLVDRGQNAQKSAEYLKLNPSGRIPVLIDGDLVLFETAAIALHLADKFPEAGLAPAVGTAERATFYKWMFHLSNTPQAEYRAWFYPHEHVVDEAATLTVKQAAGERLNRMFDVISGQLGDKTWFLGERFSAADLFLFMLIRWGRGMPRPPRSLPNLNALAERVLARPAVQKALEVEGIKAPVF, encoded by the coding sequence ATGCTTTCACTCTACTATTATCCCGGCAATGCCAGCCTTCTGCCGCACATGATGCTGCGGGAAATCGGGGCGGAGTTCGAGCTGCGGCTCGTGGATCGCGGGCAGAACGCCCAGAAAAGCGCCGAATATCTCAAGCTCAATCCCAGCGGGCGCATTCCGGTTCTCATCGACGGCGACCTGGTCCTGTTCGAGACGGCCGCCATTGCCCTCCATCTCGCAGACAAGTTCCCGGAGGCGGGCCTTGCCCCGGCCGTCGGAACCGCCGAGCGGGCCACGTTCTACAAGTGGATGTTCCACCTCTCGAATACGCCCCAGGCGGAATATCGTGCGTGGTTCTATCCACACGAGCACGTCGTCGACGAGGCCGCGACACTGACCGTCAAGCAGGCCGCTGGAGAGCGCCTCAACCGCATGTTCGACGTGATCTCCGGGCAGCTCGGCGACAAGACATGGTTCCTCGGCGAGCGCTTCTCCGCGGCCGATCTCTTCCTGTTCATGCTGATCCGCTGGGGCCGGGGCATGCCGCGCCCGCCGCGCAGCCTTCCGAACCTCAACGCCCTGGCCGAGCGGGTGCTGGCACGGCCTGCCGTTCAGAAGGCGCTCGAGGTCGAAGGGATCAAGGCTCCGGTCTTCTGA